The Caretta caretta isolate rCarCar2 chromosome 15, rCarCar1.hap1, whole genome shotgun sequence genome window below encodes:
- the TCN2 gene encoding transcobalamin-2, which translates to MEPRVLQLLLILHVLALPVQLCEIPRGNSALIKCLNMELLRLSQDLSEELNPSVYVALRLSADHSLKKEAQYLQRLKDVFQPSTSSSVAGGQQKQPNTGRLALYLLALRAACQDMDTLLGRQLVTQLKYHLHKEKEQIAFKGNGRPITSYYQYSLGVLALCVHGKKIDTHVIQKLLNAEKHNKFTHGVKLSMDTKAMAGLAFTCLEQANLYEPRLVAAINLAIQRVTGSILQAQTTKGTFGNIFSSPLAMQLLIATGMSKKPECSKGMDALLGSLEQGHFQNPMIMSQLLPVLDGKSYLDIATMECRAEQDTLERDTRCPGSRTVILGTKMITVHLAVEHPPSPETLYNHSIQMPFGSSLLDLLRTAAEQGPGQFTFETQNTLHGPLLTAVMGVKASNGERRYWQLLQAPDTSLQKGISDYQPQDGESIILKFSPW; encoded by the exons AAATCCCCAGGGGAAATTCTGCTCTGATCAAATGCCTGAACATGGAGCTCTTGAGACTCAGCCAGGATCTATCAGAGGAGCTGAACCCCAGTGTGTATGTGGCCCTTCGTCTTTCTGCTGACCACAGCCTGAAGAAAGAAGCCCAGTACCTCCAGAGGCTGAAGGATGTCTTCCAGCCCAGCACCAGCAG CTCTGTAGCAGGTGGCCAGCAGAAGCAGCCCAACACGGGCCGCCTGGCTCTGTACCTCCTAGCACTGCGGGCTGCCTGCCAGGACATGGACACGCTCCTGGGGAGGCAGCTGGTGACCCAGCTGAAGTACCATCTGCACAAGGAGAAGGAGCAGATAG CTTTCAAAGGGAATGGCCGTCCCATCACCAGTTACTACCAGTACAGCCTGGGGGTCTTGGCCCTGTGTGTCCATGGCAAGAAGATTGACACCCATGTGATCCAGAAGCTCCTCAATGCTGAGAAGCACAACAAGTTCACGCATGGCGTCAAGCTCTCCATGG ACACGAAGGCCATGGCAGGCTTGGCCTTCACCTGCCTGGAGCAGGCCAACCTCTACGAGCCCAGGCTAGTGGCAGCAATCAACCTGGCTATCCAGAGAGTGACGGGCAGTATTCTCCAGGCTCAGACCACCAAGGGCACCTTTGGCAACATCTTCAGTAGCCCACTGGCCATGCAG CTCTTGATTGCCACCGGGATGAGCAAGAAGCCAGAGTGTTCCAAAGGCATGGATGCCCTGCTGGGGAGCCTGGAACAGGGTCACTTCCAGAACCCCATGATCATGTCCCAGCTGCTGCCCGTGCTGGATGGCAAGAGCTACCTGGACATCGCCACCATGGAGTGCCGGGCAGAGCAAG ACACTTTGGAGCGAGACACCAGGTGCCCGGGATCCAGGACAGTAATTCTGGGGACCAAGATGATCACCGTTCACCTGGCTGTGGAGCACCCTCCGAGCCCTGAGACACTGTACAACCACTCCATCCAGATGCCCTTTGGGTCCTCCCTCCTGGACTTGCTGagaactgctgcagagcagggcccTGGGCAGTTCAC GTTTGAAACCCAGAACACCCTGCATGGGCCATTGTTAACTGCAGTGATGGGGGTGAAAGCCAGCAATGGAGAGCGGAGATACTGGCAGCTTCTCCAGGCCCCAGACACCAGTCTTCAGAAAG